The segment CTAAAGTCCTATAGATAAACTGAGGGGATAAACACTCCCTTGAAAGGTATCATGATGGTTTCTTTCTTGTGACATCTTCAACGTGAATGTTTAGGCTATTCTTTCGTTTTTCAGTACTTTTGGGGCCCTGTTAATGACATGAATGACTTAAGCCTAGAATATACCGGCTACGGCGCATCATGTCATATCATAATATCAAtacaaagttaataacagcgacttcacgcaaaggctctggcttaggggccccctgagctcatgggcccctgggcctgggcccggtaggcccgttcgttaatccatcccatTTTCTACCAATAGAAGGAGGTCTTAACCAGTCATTACTTTACCaaacaacaaaatcattaaaaagaggtattttgaaGGAATGTCTTATCGTTTTGGCAGGTAACAGTATAATAAGCAAGATCCTCTGCGCGTCTGGGTCCTGTTTGTCCATCGGGAATTATTTCCAATACTGACCGGCGacctatacattatcccttacataacttATTTAGCATTCATATACCTACTCTGTATGGAAACAAATTAATAGAATTGTCAGTTTTAAGCCAAAGCCAAAATGAcagaatcacaatcacaatGCAGATCAAAAATTGCAGGAAAATCTTTGTGAAGGTAAGACACTGTTCAAATAGTTTTAAAACATCAAATGCCaatttatttgcttgtttttttaaaccatgTACAGAAGAGACTCATGGAGATGTTTGTAAATTGTAAACATAGGTTAAATTAATATAATGCCACAATCATTTGTCCACTCAGAGTTACAGAAGGAAAGCTATACCATCACGGCTATAAAGTATATCATCACCAGCACCACTTAAAAGTTTAGGTATGCCTGCAATTAGCAGGTCTTAttattgttttaaataaatcaaGAAATATTCAGGCTAgaatttaaatcattttataCACCTGAGTATAAAACACTAGTGTGATTTTCTGGCCTATATGATTTGacaaaaactttttttgttgtaCATTATCTGCCATAGAATCATGAAAAAAGTGTAGGTCTCTAAAGCCAGTACAGTACTTGACCTCGgtctaaatacattttacattacaacAAATGATGTACACTACTGAATATGTATTACAGCTTCTAAGCATATTCTCTGTGGCTCAATTTATGCTTTGCTGTATGCTAGTCTGGAACTGATAACCAAGAATAGAAAGATCTTAAAACAAGAGGTTCTGCTGGCTGAGGGTTCTGGTTCTCTGATGCCTGTAGAATATGAGTCCCACCAGCAGCACGAGGGAAACGATGAGAAGACCAGCGAGAACAAAAGTACCGACATTTGTTTGCTTGTTCGAACTGGACACAGTCTCAGAGTCATCATTGAGCCTTTCACCTGTAAAAGACAATGCTAACATGAAGAGTCTTCTATGTGACAGGGTCGGtcatgtgtgtgcaagcatgacTTACCTGAACGGCGTTGACCATCTCTCGCCACACGAAATGGACCCTGAGTGAGGAAGTGGCTGGCTGTCTCAAGCCCGCTTTCTCGCTTACGCCTGCTAGAGGTACTGTTCACACAGCCCTGATTACATCTGGAGTTTGGGTTGCTTGCCTCACACAGGATAACTGCACAGCTAATAAACACCTGCCCAGAAAAACAGAGGTTTGTGAGGTTGGAGAGgagccttttttatttgaaatttttCTAGTGGTCTGCAATCATACCTCATCGAGCTCTCCGGTGAACTTAAAGGCTTGGATCTCAAAATTAAAATCGGTTAGACTGCCTGGATATACCTTTATGGTTTCATCTACATTACACCTTCAGGTAGGAACACATGAGGGATTTCTCATTAGACACAATAGTGTAATGCCATGACACAAAAGCATGTATGCTGTGCAGTCATCTTAGGAGAATGAAATCATATGCAATAAGATTATTTAAGATGGTTGTATAAGCCTTACCCATGACTGATCAGGTCATAGTATTTAATACTCTTTGGGTTACCAGTAGGAGTGGCCCTGCAGGATTCTACAAACAGCcttgtgtttgaaagtgtggaTTGAGCCTTGATGCCCATATAGATCATGTCTAGCAGCTGGTACTCCACTGGGTATGTTTCGGGGGCCACTGCAGTGGCGAAGTTGCTGTCCGTGAAAACTTCAAAGACGTAGCCAAAGCTGCCAAAGTTGACCTCAGTGAAAATGTAGTCCGATTTTTTGTTCAGATAATGGCTATATACATCGACCACCTTGGGGTACTGACATGAGAACCCAATCTTGACCTGACCCCTCCTAGTAATGATTGCACTGGGGGCATCAAATGAGCTGATGCTATTTCTGAAAATAATGAAATCGCCTTCTTCCTGTGAAAAAAGGGAGGACTTTAATGTGGTAGGTAGATAGTTTGGTTTATATGTTCAAAGAAGAACAAAGTAAACTAGAAGAAGTAAAT is part of the Clupea harengus chromosome 6, Ch_v2.0.2, whole genome shotgun sequence genome and harbors:
- the LOC105902991 gene encoding CUB and zona pellucida-like domain-containing protein 1 — protein: MIDPSCSLTSNDTHVMGTISINTCGTEMEEEGDFIIFRNSISSFDAPSAIITRRGQVKIGFSCQYPKVVDVYSHYLNKKSDYIFTEVNFGSFGYVFEVFTDSNFATAVAPETYPVEYQLLDMIYMGIKAQSTLSNTRLFVESCRATPTGNPKSIKYYDLISHGCNVDETIKVYPGSLTDFNFEIQAFKFTGELDEVFISCAVILCEASNPNSRCNQGCVNSTSSRRKRESGLETASHFLTQGPFRVARDGQRRSGERLNDDSETVSSSNKQTNVGTFVLAGLLIVSLVLLVGLIFYRHQRTRTLSQQNLLF